In Populus nigra chromosome 10, ddPopNigr1.1, whole genome shotgun sequence, the following proteins share a genomic window:
- the LOC133704948 gene encoding uncharacterized protein LOC133704948 encodes MNTIEPSLRSTMSHMEVAQDLWEDIKERFSMVNGPRIQQLRAELAECKQRGLPIVAYFRKLKKLWEELANFEQMPMCKCGLCTCNLGAALEKKREEEKAHQFLMGLDEIVYGTVRSNLLAQDPLPNLNRLYSTLVQEERVRIISRGKEERGEVMSFAVQAEFKSRNKNEGKDKNVVCNHCNRMGHESDSCFQLIGYPDWWGDRARGIGRGNGLGKGGQRGMTPVGRGRGGLVKANATQVSYTDRSDTNGLSDEQWKTLLNILNNTKIGATEKLTGPHFEDGDWCG; translated from the exons ATGAACACCATTGAACCATCATTGAGATCAACTATGTCACATATGGAGGTGGCACAAGATCTTTGGGAAGACATAAAAGAACGATTTTCCATGGTGAATGGACCACGCATACAACAACTAAGGGCTGAGCTTGCTGAATGCAAACAGAGAGGATTGCCAATTGTTGCCTACTTTAGAAAGCTTAAGAAATTATGGGAAGAATTGGCAAACTTTGAACAAATGCCGATGTGCAAGTGCGGCTTGTGTACCTGCAACCTTGGAGCGGCCTTAGAAAAGAAGCGCGAGGAAGAGAAAGCTCATCAGTTCCTCATGGGACTTGATGAAATAGTCTATGGGACTGTAAGATCAAATCTGTTGGCTCAGGACCCATTGCCAAATCTGAACAGACTCTACTCAACACTAGTTCAGGAAGAACGTGTCAGAATCATATCTCGTGGAAAGGAAGAGCGCGGCGAGGTGATGAGCTTTGCAGTGCAAGCAGAGTTCAAATCACGCAACAAAAATGAAGGAAAGGACAAAAATGTGGTATGCAACCATTGTAATCGCATGGGACATGAATCTGATAGTTGTTTTCAGCTAATTGGATATCCGGATTGGTGGGGAGATCGTGCTCGTGGGATTGGAAGAGGAAATGGACTTGGAAAGGGAGGACAGAGAGGTATGACTCCTGTTGGTAGAGGACGTGGAGGATTGGTCAAAGCCAATGCAACTCAAGTCTCATATACTGATAGAAGCGATACCAATGGCCTTAGTGATGAACAATGGAAAACATTACTGAACATTCTAAACAATACCAAGATAGGGGCAACTGAGAAACTCACTG GACCGCACTTCGAGGATGGTGATTGGTGCGGGTGA
- the LOC133704947 gene encoding type I inositol polyphosphate 5-phosphatase 10-like isoform X2, which yields MIFFSFQEIVPLNAGNVLVAEDSEPAAKWLALINQSLNRSYSVASRRSKSPLCSSLLFQKPSLKKVCKSFRTESRRRLKTCNCSPILERKYSRDCCVWPPSTNMTEDYCSSEEDEDGLSNHVSSEISTPASANQMKYSLITGKQMVGIFVTVWVRKELVQHVSHLRISNVGRGILGCLGNKGCISVSMSFHQTSFCFVCCHLASGEKEGDERRRNLDVIEIIKNTQFSRICKSPCSWMPEKIMEHDRVIWLGDLNYRIALSYSETRRLLEQYNLDTLLDKDQLKIQREAGRVFRGWKEGEISFAPTYKYSYNSDIYAGETIETQKKRRTPAWCDRILWYGDGIRQLSYVRGESRFSDHRPVCAKFMVGVQVTNNDGLRKALSGFKMRVASEEYIIRRISLKSCWLKSCWRISLKSCWRISLKSCWQIFCCLILSYLLISCLAVNM from the exons ATGATTTTCTTCAG TTTTCAGGAAATTGTTCCACTGAACGCTGGAAATGTGCTTGTGGCAGAAGACAGCGAGCCTGCCGCAAAATGGCTGGCTTTAATTAATCAATCACTGAATAGATCATATAGTGTGGCTTCAAGAAGATCAAAATCACCCCTTTGCAGCTCACTTCTCTTCCAAAAGCCTTCTCTTAAAAAGGTCTGCAAGTCTTTCAGGACTGAGAGTCGACGGAGGCTGAAGACTTGCAACTGCTCTCCCATATTGGAAAGGAAGTATAGCAGGGATTGCTGTGTTTGGCCCCCATCAACAAATATGACCGAGGATTACTGTTCCTCGGAAGAGGATGAAGATGGACTTAGCAATCATGTATCTTCAGAAATTTCCACTCCAGCTAGTGCCAACCAGATGAAGTACAGCCTTATAACAGGGAAACAAATGGTCGGAATATTTGTTACTGTTTGGGTCAGGAAGGAGCTTGTGCAACATGTAAGCCATTTGAGAATCTCTAACGTTGGCCGTGGGATCTTAGGCTGTCTTGGGAACAAG GGGTGTATATCTGTTAGCATGTCTTTCCATCAGACTAGCTTCTGCTTTGTTTGTTGTCACTTGGCGTCGGGAGAGAAAGAAGGAGATGAACGTAGGAGAAATTTGGATGTCATAGAGATAATTAAGAACACACAATTTTCAAGGATATGCAAATCTCCATGTAGTTGGATGCCTGAGAAAATCATGGAACATGA TCGGGTCATATGGTTAGGGGACTTGAATTACAGGATAGCTTTGAGCTACTCCGAGACTCGAAGGCTTCTGGAGCAGTATAACTTGGACACACTTCTTGACAAAGATCAG CTGAAAATTCAGAGGGAAGCAGGGCGAGTGTTCAGAGGATGGAAAGAGGGAGAGATCTCCTTCGCGCCAACGTACAAATACTCCTATAACTCAGACATTTACGCTGGAGAGACCATcgaaacacaaaagaaaagaagaactcCAGCATG GTGTGATAGAATACTTTGGTATGGAGATGGGATTCGTCAACTATCTTACGTACGTGGAGAGTCCAGGTTTTCCGACCACCGGCCGGTATGCGCAAAATTCATGGTAGGCGTACAAGTTACTAATAATGATGGATTAAGAAAGGCATTATCGGGCTTTAAAATGAGAGTTGCAAGTGAAGAGTACATTATCAGGCGAATATCTCTGAAATCATGTTGGCTGAAATCATGTTGGCGAATATCTCTGAAATCATGTTGGCGAATATCTCTGAAATCATGTTGGCAAATATTCTGTTGTCTTATTCTGTCATATCTCCTAATATCATGCTTAGCTGTAAACATGTAA
- the LOC133704947 gene encoding type I inositol polyphosphate 5-phosphatase 10-like isoform X1 has translation MSSSQVQSFSVFVATWNVGGKSPHSGLNLDDFLQVRDESDIYVLGFQEIVPLNAGNVLVAEDSEPAAKWLALINQSLNRSYSVASRRSKSPLCSSLLFQKPSLKKVCKSFRTESRRRLKTCNCSPILERKYSRDCCVWPPSTNMTEDYCSSEEDEDGLSNHVSSEISTPASANQMKYSLITGKQMVGIFVTVWVRKELVQHVSHLRISNVGRGILGCLGNKGCISVSMSFHQTSFCFVCCHLASGEKEGDERRRNLDVIEIIKNTQFSRICKSPCSWMPEKIMEHDRVIWLGDLNYRIALSYSETRRLLEQYNLDTLLDKDQLKIQREAGRVFRGWKEGEISFAPTYKYSYNSDIYAGETIETQKKRRTPAWCDRILWYGDGIRQLSYVRGESRFSDHRPVCAKFMVGVQVTNNDGLRKALSGFKMRVASEEYIIRRISLKSCWLKSCWRISLKSCWRISLKSCWQIFCCLILSYLLISCLAVNM, from the exons ATGTCAAGCAGTCAAGTCCAGTCATTTAG TGTTTTCGTGGCAACATGGAACGTCGGAGGGAAATCTCCTCACAGTGGCCTCAACCTCGATGATTTTCTTCAGGTTCGTGATGAATCAGATATATATGTCTTAGG TTTTCAGGAAATTGTTCCACTGAACGCTGGAAATGTGCTTGTGGCAGAAGACAGCGAGCCTGCCGCAAAATGGCTGGCTTTAATTAATCAATCACTGAATAGATCATATAGTGTGGCTTCAAGAAGATCAAAATCACCCCTTTGCAGCTCACTTCTCTTCCAAAAGCCTTCTCTTAAAAAGGTCTGCAAGTCTTTCAGGACTGAGAGTCGACGGAGGCTGAAGACTTGCAACTGCTCTCCCATATTGGAAAGGAAGTATAGCAGGGATTGCTGTGTTTGGCCCCCATCAACAAATATGACCGAGGATTACTGTTCCTCGGAAGAGGATGAAGATGGACTTAGCAATCATGTATCTTCAGAAATTTCCACTCCAGCTAGTGCCAACCAGATGAAGTACAGCCTTATAACAGGGAAACAAATGGTCGGAATATTTGTTACTGTTTGGGTCAGGAAGGAGCTTGTGCAACATGTAAGCCATTTGAGAATCTCTAACGTTGGCCGTGGGATCTTAGGCTGTCTTGGGAACAAG GGGTGTATATCTGTTAGCATGTCTTTCCATCAGACTAGCTTCTGCTTTGTTTGTTGTCACTTGGCGTCGGGAGAGAAAGAAGGAGATGAACGTAGGAGAAATTTGGATGTCATAGAGATAATTAAGAACACACAATTTTCAAGGATATGCAAATCTCCATGTAGTTGGATGCCTGAGAAAATCATGGAACATGA TCGGGTCATATGGTTAGGGGACTTGAATTACAGGATAGCTTTGAGCTACTCCGAGACTCGAAGGCTTCTGGAGCAGTATAACTTGGACACACTTCTTGACAAAGATCAG CTGAAAATTCAGAGGGAAGCAGGGCGAGTGTTCAGAGGATGGAAAGAGGGAGAGATCTCCTTCGCGCCAACGTACAAATACTCCTATAACTCAGACATTTACGCTGGAGAGACCATcgaaacacaaaagaaaagaagaactcCAGCATG GTGTGATAGAATACTTTGGTATGGAGATGGGATTCGTCAACTATCTTACGTACGTGGAGAGTCCAGGTTTTCCGACCACCGGCCGGTATGCGCAAAATTCATGGTAGGCGTACAAGTTACTAATAATGATGGATTAAGAAAGGCATTATCGGGCTTTAAAATGAGAGTTGCAAGTGAAGAGTACATTATCAGGCGAATATCTCTGAAATCATGTTGGCTGAAATCATGTTGGCGAATATCTCTGAAATCATGTTGGCGAATATCTCTGAAATCATGTTGGCAAATATTCTGTTGTCTTATTCTGTCATATCTCCTAATATCATGCTTAGCTGTAAACATGTAA
- the LOC133705803 gene encoding uncharacterized protein LOC133705803, whose amino-acid sequence MYNLVFRLPRKQECPDIFIKKRRHPKCTYINHRNKEKPFVNFNTCLPQIDNSPSPVLEQDIQVFDENRAVSDMTLENQDQNKKSFLRKLILQKEVRGRKAEEVSFDSSDM is encoded by the exons ATGTACAATCTTGTATTTAGGCTCCCTCGCAAGCAGG AATGCCctgatatttttatcaagaaaagAAGACACCCCAAGTGCACGTACATCAATCATAGAAACAAAGAGAAACCTTTTGTTAACTTCAATACTTGCTTACCACAGATAGATAATAGTCCTTCCCCAGTTCTAGAGCAGGATATACag GTTTTTGATGAAAATAGAGCAGTTTCAGACATGACACTAGAGAATCAAGACCAGAACAAGAAG TCTTTTCTGCGAAAACTTATCTTGCAGAAGGAGGTAAGAGGGAGGAAGGCAGAGGAAGTTTCGTTTGATTCATCTGATATGTAA
- the LOC133704872 gene encoding SUN domain-containing protein 1-like, whose translation MKGGGVHPNADEMLKPSFGEPGKCFALKGSRGFVQFKLRSAIVPEAVTLEHIAKSVAYDRSTAPKDCQVSGWMQNPDLDSADDKEKMFLLTEFTYDLEKSNAQTFNVLDKTASGLVDTLRLEFTSNHGNPSLTCIYRLRVHGYEPDQASMTAMQP comes from the exons GCTGATGAGATGCTAAAACCAAGTTTTGGGGAGCCTGGGAAGTGCTTTGCTTTGAAAGGAAGTAGGGGGTTTGTCCAGTTTAAGCTGCGAAGTGCTATTGTTCCTGAAGCTGTTACGCTGGAACACATTGCTAAG AGTGTGGCTTATGATAGGTCAACTGCTCCTAAGGACTGTCAGGTGTCTGGGTGGATGCAGAACCCCGATCTTGATTCAGCAGATGACAAAGAGAAGATGTTTCTTTTAACAGAGTTTACTTATGACCTCGAGAAGAGTAACGCCCAGACCTTCAATGTATTGGACAAAACAGCCTCTGGACTTGTTGACACACTGAGGCTGGAATTCACATCTAACCATGGAAACCCCTCACTCACCTGCATTTATCGCTTGAGGGTACATGGTTATGAACCTGATCAAGCTTCAATGACGGCAATGCAGCCTTGA